One window of Phycisphaeraceae bacterium genomic DNA carries:
- a CDS encoding DsrE/DsrF/DrsH-like family protein: MSAQSTIATESAELQTLREKVRDLETRLAQVEGRVAEDRVSIVVFSGDLDRVMASFVIATGAAAMGQQVSMFFTFWGLSVMKKDRQLAGKSLHQKMMTLMSPGSSRSLPVSKMNYFGVGAKMLRSMMKAKNVNSLEEMIALARELNVRMIACEMSRDVMGIRQTELLDGLECGGVATFLADSLKSRTSLFI, translated from the coding sequence ATGAGCGCGCAGAGCACCATCGCAACGGAATCCGCCGAACTGCAAACGCTCCGCGAGAAAGTCCGTGATCTCGAAACGCGGCTCGCGCAGGTGGAAGGCCGGGTCGCCGAAGACCGCGTGTCGATCGTCGTCTTTTCCGGCGATCTCGACCGCGTGATGGCTTCGTTCGTGATCGCGACCGGTGCCGCGGCAATGGGCCAGCAGGTCAGCATGTTCTTCACATTCTGGGGGTTGAGCGTGATGAAAAAAGACCGCCAGCTCGCCGGCAAATCTCTTCACCAGAAGATGATGACGCTCATGTCGCCCGGCTCGAGCAGGTCCCTGCCTGTCTCCAAGATGAACTATTTCGGTGTCGGCGCCAAGATGCTGCGTTCCATGATGAAGGCAAAGAATGTCAACTCGCTCGAAGAAATGATCGCCCTCGCGCGCGAGCTCAATGTCCGCATGATCGCCTGCGAAATGTCGCGCGATGTCATGGGTATCCGGCAGACCGAACTGCTCGACGGACTCGAGTGCGGCGGTGTCGCGACGTTCCTCGCCGATTCCCTGAAATCTCGGACCAGCCTGTTTATCTGA
- a CDS encoding cytochrome P450 — protein sequence MSTPALGSRAFKADPFPFYKKLRESAPVHRVWLSRSTDAYLIARYADCQNALRDHERIIKDVTVASGKRPAWMPGFLRPLSRNMLDLDDPDHARLRRLVHKAFTPRLVETLEPRILEIVDRLLTDAESRGGMDLIRDFALPLPVTIISEMLGVPEEDRHRFQRWSNRMVSADTSALHALMAVPSAYAFMQYVRKMIRDRRREPREDLVTSLVAADDEGDRLSEDEMVAMIVLLLVAGHETTVNLIGNGVLTLLAHAEQKEALIRDLWLIDGAIEEILRYDGPVLMASERYALEEVEIQNVRIPRGSMVYVVLASANRDEQQFADADEFDIRRTPNRHLAFGQGVHFCLGSPLARMEGTRALSRLLERFPGVRLAIPRDRLRWRRGMLLRGVESMPVLLK from the coding sequence ATGTCAACGCCCGCTCTCGGGAGCCGCGCTTTTAAGGCCGACCCGTTCCCGTTCTACAAGAAGCTGCGCGAAAGTGCGCCGGTGCATCGCGTCTGGCTCTCGCGCTCCACCGATGCCTATCTCATCGCGCGATATGCCGATTGCCAGAACGCGCTCAGAGATCATGAACGGATCATCAAGGATGTGACTGTCGCATCGGGCAAGCGGCCGGCGTGGATGCCGGGCTTTTTGCGGCCGCTCTCCCGAAACATGCTCGATCTTGATGATCCGGATCACGCGCGATTGCGCCGTCTGGTTCACAAGGCGTTCACGCCGCGGCTGGTCGAAACGCTCGAACCCCGGATCCTGGAAATCGTCGATCGGCTTCTCACCGACGCCGAGTCGCGCGGCGGGATGGACCTCATCCGCGACTTCGCTCTCCCGCTTCCCGTCACGATCATTTCCGAAATGCTCGGAGTTCCCGAAGAAGATCGGCACCGGTTCCAGAGATGGTCGAACCGGATGGTGAGCGCCGATACCTCGGCGCTGCACGCGCTCATGGCGGTTCCGAGCGCTTACGCGTTCATGCAATATGTCCGAAAGATGATCCGCGATCGGCGGCGCGAGCCTCGTGAGGACCTTGTTACAAGCCTTGTCGCGGCGGACGACGAGGGCGACCGACTGAGCGAAGACGAGATGGTCGCGATGATCGTGCTGCTGCTGGTGGCGGGCCACGAGACCACGGTGAATCTGATCGGGAACGGCGTGCTCACGCTGCTCGCTCACGCGGAGCAGAAAGAGGCGCTCATCCGCGATCTTTGGCTCATCGACGGCGCAATCGAGGAAATCCTCCGCTACGACGGGCCGGTTCTCATGGCGTCGGAGCGTTACGCGCTCGAGGAAGTCGAGATTCAGAATGTGAGAATCCCACGTGGATCGATGGTCTATGTCGTGCTGGCCTCTGCCAATCGAGATGAACAGCAGTTTGCGGATGCCGATGAATTCGACATTCGGCGGACTCCGAACCGCCATCTTGCTTTCGGCCAGGGGGTCCACTTCTGTCTGGGCTCGCCGCTTGCGAGAATGGAAGGTACTCGCGCTCTCTCGCGGTTGCTCGAGCGATTCCCCGGGGTCAGACTCGCAATCCCCCGCGATCGGCTGCGCTGGCGTCGAGGAATGCTGCTGCGAGGCGTGGAGTCGATGCCGGTCTTGCTGAAATGA
- a CDS encoding PEP-CTERM sorting domain-containing protein: MNCKLVLGVLSLVLGGALAQAEIVKIDFEDLAASTSVTNQYAHLGVHFSMTPIVDPSGTYHSAVEVFSYAKGDFGTKAAGLWASPVLITFDSAVSNFSVLMSDTERGSLLGSVRAYDANGKLIDYVTDMTGNYNTSWFYQNTLRIQAGGIRSVVLMSDADGAIFDNITFTRIPSPGAMALLPFGLLGLARRRRD; the protein is encoded by the coding sequence ATGAATTGCAAGCTCGTACTCGGTGTACTTTCGCTCGTACTCGGCGGCGCACTCGCTCAGGCGGAAATCGTGAAGATCGACTTCGAAGACCTCGCCGCTTCCACCAGCGTCACCAACCAGTACGCGCACCTCGGCGTTCACTTCTCCATGACGCCGATCGTCGACCCCAGCGGCACCTACCACTCCGCGGTCGAAGTGTTCTCATACGCAAAGGGCGATTTCGGCACCAAGGCCGCCGGCCTCTGGGCAAGCCCGGTTCTCATTACGTTCGATTCGGCCGTCAGCAATTTCTCCGTATTGATGAGCGACACCGAAAGGGGGTCTCTTCTCGGCAGCGTCCGCGCCTACGACGCCAACGGCAAACTCATCGACTATGTCACCGACATGACGGGGAACTACAACACATCGTGGTTCTATCAGAACACGCTCCGAATCCAGGCCGGCGGCATCCGCTCCGTGGTGCTCATGAGCGACGCCGACGGCGCGATCTTCGACAACATCACCTTCACGCGCATCCCCTCCCCCGGCGCGATGGCGCTTCTCCCTTTCGGGCTCCTCGGTCTCGCCCGCCGCCGCCGCGATTGA
- a CDS encoding transposase has protein sequence MAPHAWHIDTAIHYNTAFKYMESPSVTPVLMSLIERSAAPLNVVEYQFAVDATGFAFCRFDRWYEEKYGAIKSKKQWLKAHLACGTMTNIVTAAKVTESNRNDGPELPGLVQRTADNFVLEEVSADKGYAGVFNHNAIEDLGAKSYIMFKAGATGAVGGAYGKMFHYFSLNKEEFLRHYHRRSNVESTVMMIKTKFGDSVRSKSKEAATNEILCKILAHNICCLISAMFELELTIDLGKREWARTA, from the coding sequence TTGGCGCCGCACGCCTGGCACATCGACACCGCCATCCACTACAACACCGCGTTCAAGTACATGGAGAGTCCAAGCGTGACTCCCGTGCTGATGTCGCTGATTGAGCGGTCCGCAGCTCCGCTGAACGTGGTTGAGTACCAGTTCGCCGTAGATGCGACCGGCTTTGCGTTCTGCCGCTTTGATCGCTGGTACGAGGAAAAATACGGGGCCATCAAGTCGAAGAAGCAGTGGCTGAAAGCTCACTTGGCGTGCGGAACGATGACGAACATCGTGACCGCGGCGAAGGTGACGGAAAGCAACAGGAACGACGGCCCGGAACTGCCTGGATTGGTCCAGAGGACGGCTGACAACTTTGTCCTTGAAGAAGTCTCCGCCGACAAGGGATACGCCGGCGTCTTCAACCACAACGCGATCGAGGATCTTGGGGCGAAGTCGTACATCATGTTTAAGGCGGGAGCGACCGGCGCCGTAGGTGGCGCGTACGGGAAGATGTTCCACTACTTCTCGCTGAACAAGGAGGAGTTTCTCCGCCACTACCACCGTCGCTCGAATGTCGAATCGACGGTGATGATGATTAAGACGAAGTTCGGCGATTCGGTACGCAGCAAGTCCAAGGAAGCGGCGACGAACGAGATCCTCTGCAAGATCCTGGCGCACAACATCTGCTGCCTGATCTCGGCGATGTTCGAGCTGGAGCTGACGATTGACCTGGGGAAGAGGGAGTGGGCGAGGACGGCGTGA
- a CDS encoding sulfurtransferase TusA family protein: protein MSQTFDQVFDARGLNCPMPLVNARKEIGKLEPGQILKVMATDRGSVADFQGWAKIAKNVELVAQENESIDGATVYVHFIKRTV, encoded by the coding sequence ATGAGTCAGACTTTCGACCAGGTCTTCGATGCACGCGGCCTCAACTGCCCGATGCCGCTCGTCAACGCGCGCAAGGAGATCGGCAAGCTCGAGCCGGGCCAGATTCTCAAGGTCATGGCGACCGATCGCGGCTCGGTCGCGGATTTTCAAGGGTGGGCGAAGATCGCGAAGAATGTCGAACTCGTCGCGCAGGAGAACGAGTCGATCGATGGAGCCACGGTCTACGTTCACTTTATCAAACGTACTGTGTAA
- a CDS encoding MBL fold metallo-hydrolase, translating into MAERLIPSVVTSAELLNRLERSQDVFVIDVRSRDEFERLHIEGRSPLPAFNVPYFEMLELGGKDDMIDSVEAYAERELKEKLPTDKQILTVCAKGDTSSYVAQALTRLGYSCANLEGGMKAWGEYYATHTIVEEPDLSIYQISRPARGCLSYVVASSGSAIVIDPLRHVHHYTELAREKNLKIETVIDTHGHADHISGGVELAARSRASYYLHPYDAIHPIDVLPATIDYEYIANDRVFRSGSRELRTIHIPGHTLGVIALALDDRFLFTGDSIFIRSIARPDLGGKAETWAPLHARSLRKLLALNGRIKVLPGHFSSLAEADSSGRFVASLDELKRTNDGLVVLQRDTEEGFVRYLVESLPRFVPEYVDIKRVNAGLLSADEESAAALETGKNVCALSQAYAARAGATP; encoded by the coding sequence GTGGCGGAAAGATTGATTCCATCCGTGGTGACGAGCGCCGAGTTGCTGAATCGGCTCGAGCGCTCTCAGGACGTGTTCGTCATCGATGTCCGTAGCCGCGATGAATTCGAACGCCTCCACATCGAGGGCCGTTCTCCGTTGCCCGCGTTCAATGTCCCCTATTTCGAGATGCTCGAACTCGGCGGCAAAGACGACATGATCGACTCCGTCGAGGCGTACGCCGAGCGAGAACTCAAGGAGAAGCTCCCGACCGACAAGCAGATTCTCACCGTGTGCGCCAAGGGCGACACCTCAAGCTACGTCGCGCAGGCGCTCACCCGACTCGGCTACTCCTGCGCCAATCTCGAGGGTGGCATGAAAGCATGGGGCGAGTACTACGCGACGCACACCATCGTCGAAGAGCCCGATCTCTCGATCTACCAAATCAGCCGCCCCGCGCGAGGGTGTCTCAGCTACGTTGTCGCGAGCAGTGGAAGCGCGATCGTCATCGATCCGCTCCGCCACGTTCATCACTACACCGAACTGGCCCGAGAAAAGAATCTCAAGATCGAGACGGTGATCGATACGCACGGTCACGCCGATCACATCAGCGGCGGCGTCGAACTGGCCGCCCGATCCCGCGCTTCGTACTACCTTCATCCGTACGACGCGATTCATCCGATCGACGTGCTCCCCGCCACGATCGACTACGAGTACATCGCGAACGATCGCGTCTTCCGTTCCGGAAGCCGCGAACTCCGAACAATTCACATTCCCGGTCACACGCTGGGGGTCATCGCTCTTGCGCTCGACGACAGATTCCTGTTCACCGGCGACAGCATCTTCATCCGTTCGATCGCGCGTCCGGACCTCGGCGGCAAGGCCGAGACCTGGGCGCCGCTCCATGCGCGTTCACTCCGCAAACTTCTCGCTCTAAACGGCCGGATCAAAGTGCTTCCCGGTCACTTCAGCTCGCTCGCCGAAGCCGACAGCTCCGGCCGATTTGTTGCAAGCCTCGACGAACTCAAGCGCACGAACGATGGACTCGTCGTCTTGCAGCGTGATACGGAAGAGGGCTTCGTTCGCTACCTCGTTGAGAGTCTGCCCCGCTTTGTCCCCGAGTATGTGGATATCAAGCGCGTCAACGCCGGACTCTTGAGCGCCGACGAGGAGTCCGCCGCCGCCCTCGAAACAGGCAAGAATGTCTGTGCGCTCTCGCAGGCCTACGCGGCGCGAGCCGGAGCAACGCCATGA